Genomic window (Candidatus Polarisedimenticolia bacterium):
GCGTCTGCAGGACGTCGATGTAATCGGTGCCCGCGATGTTCTCCTGCTTCGCCACCAGCGGCGCCAGGGCCCGCATCTCGTTGCGGATCTCCATGTAGGCCACCTTGGCGCGCGAGACCATCTCCTCCACCGGCATGTCGTTGCCGTATTGCTTGAGGGAGAAGGCGTACAGCTCCTGGGGCTGCCGGAAGTCCTCGCGCGAGCGGGGCAACACCTCCTTGTGCAGGAACGCGTCGTAGTCCGTCAGCTGCTGCTTCAACCGGGCGTAGGGCTCCTCGTAGCCGGCAACCTTGTACTTGGCGAACAGCTCGCCAATCTCCTTGACGTAGGTCTCGTCGTCGCCGAAGTCGCGCTCCATCTCCGCCTTGATGGGGCCTTGCAGCCCGGGGACGGAGAGTCGCTCGCGCGTGCGATCCATCGCCAGCTGGGTCAGCGGGGTGGTCCCCGGCTCCAGTCCGGCATACTTCTTGAGACGCACGAGCGCCGCGGGATAGCGGCTCGGATCGATCTGGTCGTCCAGCAGCCCGCGGATCCCCTGGTAGGCGATTTGCGTCGCGCTGATGTAGGGGAGGGTGTACTTCTGGGCGAGCTCGATCCCCTTCGCGGCGTCGTCGGCGCTGTCGATCAGGATCTGCAGATCCTGCCGCACCGCCGGATCCTTTTCCGCCTTCATCTCCGACTCGAGGGTCTTCTTGACCTCCTCGATGGCGGCGCGGAAGCGCTCGGTCAGCTTCGGCTTCAGATCGATGACCTCCGCGTCGAGCCCCTCGACGCCGGCCCGCGCGGCTCCTTCCGGGTTGAAGCGAGCGATGACCTTGAGCGGCATCTGCGAATACTCGTTGCTGCGGGCGATCCAGGCGGGCGCGGCCGGCTTCACGGCGGCGGGCGCCGCGGGCTTGGCAGGCGCTTTGGCCGCGGGGGCGGTTCCGGCGGCCCCCGGAGCGGCCTGCAGCCCCGACGCGACGAGCGCCGCGGCGGAGAGGGTCAGGAGAAGTCGTCTCGGATTCAAGGGTTCCTCCGTCGATTGGGATTTACAGACAGGCCTGGATACGCTCGGGACGCCGGAAAGGTTCCCGTCAGCCCCGGCGTTTCTGCAGAAAGGCGTCGAAGTAGAGCCACATCAGCCTCGAGGCACGGAAGAACAGCGGCCCCATCGGGACGAAGACGGCCAGGGCGGCCGCGAAGGTCCAGCTCTGAGGCTTTCCAGCGAGAAGCCTGGCGAAGAGGAGGACGAGGCCTGCAAAGGTGGGCACCGCCAGGAAATAGCTGAAGTACATGGCGCCCACGAAGTAGCCCGGCTCCTTCTCGAACCGGGTGCCGCAGCCGGGGCAGGTCTCGTTCATGGCGATCCAGCCCCGGAACACGCGCCCCCGCCGGCAATACGGACAGCGTCCGGCGAGCAGGTCAATCCACACGCTGCGCTCTCCCGAATGGGCGGCACCATAACACAGTCCCGATTCGCCGCGCCCGCCGGAGAGTCTTGCGGCCCGCCGCGTTGTGCACTAGAATCCTTCATCTTTTTTCTTCCAGGAGGATCGCATGCGCGCCGAAGGGCCGGAGCCCGCCTGCGGGCTCGACTCGAA
Coding sequences:
- a CDS encoding DUF885 domain-containing protein, which encodes MNPRRLLLTLSAAALVASGLQAAPGAAGTAPAAKAPAKPAAPAAVKPAAPAWIARSNEYSQMPLKVIARFNPEGAARAGVEGLDAEVIDLKPKLTERFRAAIEEVKKTLESEMKAEKDPAVRQDLQILIDSADDAAKGIELAQKYTLPYISATQIAYQGIRGLLDDQIDPSRYPAALVRLKKYAGLEPGTTPLTQLAMDRTRERLSVPGLQGPIKAEMERDFGDDETYVKEIGELFAKYKVAGYEEPYARLKQQLTDYDAFLHKEVLPRSREDFRQPQELYAFSLKQYGNDMPVEEMVSRAKVAYMEIRNEMRALAPLVAKQENIAGTDYIDVLQTLKKKQLVGEAILPHYKDRIKQLEEIVRKEKTVTLPEREMRIRIASEAEAAAIPAPNMRPPRLLGNTGEMGEFILPLNIPSKDGKLSFDDFTYEAASWTLTVHEGRPGHELQFASMIEKGVSIPRMLFAFNSVNVEGWALYMEAEMKPYMPLAGQLVSLQNRLLRAARAFLDPELQLGRIQPEDAMRILTKEVGESEAMATQEVQRYTFRSPGQAPSYFVGYSRLMEVREDVERALGGRLDVQKYHDFILSQGLVPPKLLRQALLEDFVPAQKKAIAAAAAAAGASAASSK
- a CDS encoding DUF983 domain-containing protein, which gives rise to MWIDLLAGRCPYCRRGRVFRGWIAMNETCPGCGTRFEKEPGYFVGAMYFSYFLAVPTFAGLVLLFARLLAGKPQSWTFAAALAVFVPMGPLFFRASRLMWLYFDAFLQKRRG